The Pantoea nemavictus genome includes a region encoding these proteins:
- the osmW gene encoding osmoprotectant ABC transporter permease OsmW, with product MDTLHYIMNNWHTLMTLTWQHTWLVLVAVGFAIMVGVPLGILIVRFKWLATPVLGIATIVLTIPTIALFGLMIPLFSMIGQGIGALPAITAVFLYSLLPIVRNTHTALENLSPGLREAGRGIGMTFWQRLRWVEIPMALPVIFGGIRTAVVMNVGVMAIAAVIGAGGLGLQLLDGISGSDVRMLIAGALMICLLAIVLDWLLHRLQSALTPKGIR from the coding sequence GTGGATACCTTGCATTACATCATGAATAACTGGCACACCTTGATGACGCTCACCTGGCAACATACGTGGCTGGTTTTGGTGGCGGTCGGTTTCGCGATCATGGTTGGCGTGCCGCTGGGCATTTTGATTGTGCGCTTCAAATGGCTGGCGACGCCGGTATTGGGTATTGCCACCATTGTGTTAACCATTCCGACCATTGCATTGTTTGGCTTGATGATTCCGCTGTTTTCGATGATCGGCCAGGGCATCGGCGCCCTTCCCGCGATTACTGCGGTTTTCCTCTATTCGTTACTGCCGATTGTGCGCAATACCCATACCGCACTGGAGAATTTGTCGCCGGGTCTGCGTGAAGCCGGTCGCGGGATTGGCATGACCTTCTGGCAACGCCTGCGCTGGGTAGAAATTCCGATGGCGCTGCCGGTGATTTTCGGCGGTATTCGTACTGCGGTAGTGATGAACGTAGGTGTCATGGCGATTGCTGCGGTCATTGGTGCCGGCGGCCTGGGCCTGCAGCTACTCGACGGTATCAGCGGCAGCGATGTGCGCATGTTGATTGCTGGTGCTTTAATGATTTGTTTGCTCGCGATTGTGCTTGATTGGCTGCTGCACCGTTTGCAGTCGGCGTTGACTCCTAAGGGGATTCGATAA
- a CDS encoding DUF1283 family protein, whose translation MKKLFSALLATVLTSSVLLAAPMASAKTDRLIIEDGSSASSNEAARQSKEQWNDTKNLRNKVNTRVEKEFDKADKAFDTRDSCEKSYNVNAYWEPNTLRCLDRRTGRPLAP comes from the coding sequence ATGAAAAAACTGTTTTCTGCCCTGCTGGCTACCGTGCTGACTTCCAGCGTGTTGCTGGCTGCGCCAATGGCTTCCGCCAAAACCGATCGCCTGATTATTGAAGATGGTAGCAGCGCATCCAGCAACGAAGCCGCTCGCCAAAGTAAAGAGCAATGGAACGATACCAAAAACCTGCGTAACAAAGTGAATACGCGCGTTGAGAAAGAGTTCGACAAAGCCGATAAAGCCTTTGATACCCGCGACTCCTGCGAGAAGAGTTACAACGTTAACGCTTACTGGGAACCCAATACGCTGCGCTGCCTTGATCGTCGTACCGGACGTCCGCTGGCGCCATAA
- a CDS encoding glycine betaine ABC transporter substrate-binding protein produces MATANKLARWVKRTALALSATLLISQSAAAATPITMATKSFTEQHILSAMTVLWLQKKGFQVIPKTNIATTIGRNAMINKQIDMTWEYTGTSLIIFNHINKPMSTEDAYKTVKQLDAKLGLVWLNPAPMNNTYAFAMQRDRADKEGINTMSQLVAKLEEVRKNDPDHNWKLGLDLEFSGRSDGLKPLQKAYNMPLDRPQIRQMDPGLVYNAIRDGFVDAGLIYTTDGRVKGFELKVLEDDKHFFPSYNVTPVVRQDVLESHPGLDSALNQLSALINDEAITEMNKRVDIDHQSPQQVARDFLQSKNML; encoded by the coding sequence ATGGCCACTGCCAATAAGCTGGCGCGCTGGGTAAAACGTACTGCGCTGGCACTGAGCGCGACGCTGCTAATCAGCCAAAGCGCCGCCGCTGCAACCCCCATTACCATGGCGACCAAAAGTTTTACTGAGCAACACATCCTGTCTGCGATGACGGTGCTGTGGCTTCAGAAAAAAGGTTTTCAGGTGATTCCGAAGACCAATATCGCCACCACTATTGGTCGTAACGCGATGATCAATAAACAGATTGATATGACCTGGGAGTACACCGGGACTTCACTGATCATCTTTAATCACATCAATAAGCCGATGTCGACCGAAGACGCCTATAAGACGGTGAAACAGCTGGACGCCAAACTGGGATTGGTGTGGCTCAATCCTGCCCCGATGAACAACACCTATGCGTTTGCTATGCAGCGTGACCGCGCGGACAAAGAAGGCATCAACACCATGTCGCAGCTGGTGGCGAAGCTGGAAGAGGTGCGCAAGAACGATCCGGACCACAACTGGAAACTCGGTTTGGATCTCGAATTCTCAGGACGCTCCGATGGCCTGAAGCCGCTGCAAAAAGCCTACAACATGCCGCTCGACAGACCGCAGATTCGCCAGATGGATCCCGGCCTGGTGTACAACGCGATTCGCGATGGGTTTGTTGATGCCGGCCTGATCTATACCACCGATGGCCGGGTGAAAGGCTTCGAACTCAAGGTATTAGAAGATGATAAGCACTTCTTCCCAAGTTACAACGTCACGCCTGTGGTGCGTCAGGATGTGCTTGAGAGCCATCCAGGGTTAGATAGCGCGCTCAATCAGCTGTCGGCATTGATTAATGACGAAGCCATCACCGAGATGAACAAGCGCGTCGATATCGATCATCAGTCACCGCAACAGGTGGCGCGTGATTTCCTTCAATCTAAAAACATGCTGTAA
- a CDS encoding MDR family MFS transporter: MTETAELNTEHRHWILIGCMLAMFMAAIEVTIVATAMPTIIADLGGFAQFGWVFSIYLLTQAVSVPLYGRLADMWGRKRLLFIGVSLFLVGSILCGFAHSMTWLILFRAFQGLGAGAIMPLTSTIVADVYSPRERANVQGWLSSVWGVAAIIGPLSGAWLVQHFSWSVIFWVNVPIGLIAMLLLARFLPTREQNQQTTLNLTGSCWLMICVTALLVALLQAEVLGYWLLPFLLLALVAAWRLKHHEQRADAPLFPLEIWRSRLIVAGNVGNLIIGASMMGISAFLPTWIQGITGGTPLQAGSALAMMSIGWPLASTLSGRLMLVTSYRFTAQMGALLLIAGSALLLLLRSDSSIMQAGLTAFVIGTGMGMTSTTFLVSVQNHAHYDIRGICTASIMFSRMIGSAIGTALLGAVLNLNLSLRLPQADDPMQKIMSHQSRQALPEATLHDWTGQIASSLHWVFVVSLLIALLTLWVAWMMPRQRPEVE; encoded by the coding sequence ATGACTGAAACTGCAGAATTGAACACGGAACATCGTCACTGGATTCTCATCGGCTGCATGCTAGCGATGTTTATGGCGGCGATTGAAGTCACCATCGTGGCCACCGCGATGCCAACCATCATTGCCGATCTTGGCGGCTTTGCGCAGTTCGGTTGGGTATTTTCCATCTATTTGCTGACGCAGGCGGTCAGTGTGCCGCTGTATGGCCGCTTAGCCGATATGTGGGGGCGCAAACGGCTGCTGTTTATCGGCGTGTCGCTATTTTTGGTCGGCTCCATTCTATGCGGATTTGCCCACAGCATGACGTGGCTGATCCTGTTCCGTGCCTTTCAGGGATTGGGCGCAGGCGCGATTATGCCGCTTACCTCAACCATCGTGGCGGACGTCTACTCGCCGCGCGAACGCGCGAACGTACAGGGCTGGCTCTCTAGCGTCTGGGGCGTCGCGGCGATCATTGGCCCGCTCAGCGGCGCCTGGCTGGTGCAGCACTTCAGCTGGTCGGTGATTTTCTGGGTCAACGTGCCGATTGGCCTCATCGCAATGCTGCTGCTGGCGCGTTTTCTACCGACACGTGAGCAGAACCAGCAAACCACGCTTAACCTCACCGGCAGTTGCTGGCTGATGATCTGCGTTACGGCGCTGTTGGTGGCGCTGTTGCAAGCCGAGGTGCTGGGTTATTGGCTGCTGCCGTTCCTGCTGTTAGCGCTGGTTGCTGCCTGGCGCCTGAAACATCATGAACAGCGCGCCGATGCACCGCTCTTCCCGCTAGAGATTTGGCGCAGTCGGCTGATTGTCGCCGGCAACGTCGGCAATCTGATTATCGGTGCCAGCATGATGGGCATCAGCGCTTTTTTGCCGACGTGGATTCAGGGGATTACCGGCGGCACGCCGCTGCAGGCGGGTAGCGCATTGGCGATGATGTCGATTGGCTGGCCGCTGGCGAGCACCCTGAGCGGACGATTGATGCTGGTGACATCGTACCGCTTCACTGCGCAAATGGGGGCGTTACTGCTGATCGCTGGTAGCGCATTGCTGCTGCTACTGCGCAGCGACAGCTCGATCATGCAGGCCGGTTTAACCGCCTTTGTGATTGGCACCGGCATGGGCATGACCAGCACCACCTTTTTGGTGTCGGTACAGAACCATGCCCATTACGATATTCGTGGCATTTGCACCGCCTCAATCATGTTCAGTCGCATGATCGGCTCGGCAATTGGAACGGCATTATTAGGCGCGGTGCTCAATCTCAACCTCTCGCTGCGTCTGCCGCAGGCCGACGATCCGATGCAAAAAATCATGTCGCACCAGAGCCGCCAGGCGCTGCCGGAGGCGACGCTGCATGACTGGACCGGGCAAATTGCCAGCTCTTTACATTGGGTGTTTGTGGTTTCACTGCTGATTGCGCTGTTAACGCTGTGGGTTGCGTGGATGATGCCGCGTCAAAGGCCGGAAGTGGAGTAA
- a CDS encoding nucleobase:cation symporter-2 family protein: MSQSDEKGLLYGLNDRIGPLPAFCAALQHVLASVVGIITPPLIIGSVLGLQAWIPYLISMSLVVSGLGTFLQARRFMGIGAGMICLQGTSFAFLGVILSGGLMVKARGGSPEEIMAMIFGCNLVAAMIPMLISRCIAPLRKVLTPVVTGTVITLIGISLIKVSITDWAGGHNATNFGAPGNLALGALTLLVIIVLNRSQNRWTRLVAVVAGIAVGCLAAALTGHLSLKPMAETPWLMMPELFRFGFAFDWTIFVPIALVSVIAVIEAVGDLTANCMLSQQPIEGEEFERRMQGGIFADGISCLLAAVFSAFPNTTFAQNNGVIQMTGVASRYVGMVIGVMLLLLGMFPTIGYLLQQIPPPVLGGATIVMFGSVVAAGIRVMTQTPLGRREMLIVAVSFGIGLGVEAVPEVLKQFPALVSNLFGHAVTTGGMLAIVLNVILPAERGEVVAVKTVEESS, encoded by the coding sequence ATGTCGCAATCAGATGAAAAAGGTTTGTTATATGGGCTGAATGACCGCATCGGTCCATTGCCTGCATTTTGTGCCGCACTGCAGCATGTACTGGCCAGCGTCGTTGGCATTATTACGCCACCGCTGATTATCGGTTCCGTACTGGGACTCCAGGCGTGGATTCCTTACCTGATCAGCATGTCGCTGGTGGTTTCTGGTCTGGGGACATTTCTACAGGCGCGTCGCTTTATGGGGATTGGCGCCGGAATGATCTGCCTGCAGGGCACCAGTTTTGCCTTTCTCGGGGTAATTTTATCGGGAGGGTTAATGGTCAAGGCACGCGGTGGATCGCCCGAAGAGATCATGGCGATGATCTTTGGTTGCAACCTGGTCGCGGCCATGATTCCGATGCTGATCAGCCGCTGTATTGCGCCGTTGCGTAAAGTGCTGACGCCGGTGGTGACCGGCACCGTGATTACCTTAATTGGTATCAGCCTGATTAAGGTCAGCATCACCGATTGGGCCGGCGGACATAACGCCACCAATTTCGGTGCACCCGGCAACCTGGCGCTGGGGGCGCTGACGCTACTGGTGATTATTGTGTTAAACCGTTCGCAAAATCGCTGGACGCGCCTTGTCGCGGTGGTTGCCGGTATTGCCGTGGGTTGTCTCGCGGCAGCCTTAACCGGACATCTCAGCCTGAAGCCGATGGCGGAGACGCCCTGGCTGATGATGCCTGAACTGTTTCGTTTTGGTTTTGCTTTCGACTGGACCATCTTCGTGCCCATTGCGTTGGTCTCTGTGATTGCGGTGATTGAAGCGGTTGGCGATCTCACGGCCAACTGCATGCTGTCGCAACAGCCGATTGAGGGCGAGGAGTTTGAGCGCCGTATGCAGGGCGGCATTTTTGCCGATGGGATTAGTTGCTTACTCGCTGCGGTTTTTTCTGCCTTTCCAAATACCACTTTCGCGCAAAATAACGGCGTCATCCAGATGACCGGCGTGGCCAGTCGCTATGTTGGCATGGTGATTGGTGTGATGTTGCTGCTGCTCGGGATGTTCCCAACCATTGGTTATTTGCTGCAGCAGATTCCGCCGCCGGTGCTTGGCGGAGCAACTATTGTGATGTTTGGTAGCGTAGTTGCGGCAGGTATTCGCGTGATGACGCAAACGCCGCTCGGACGTCGCGAGATGTTGATTGTCGCGGTTTCGTTCGGTATCGGCTTAGGCGTAGAAGCGGTACCTGAAGTGCTGAAACAGTTTCCTGCATTGGTAAGCAATCTGTTTGGTCATGCGGTGACAACGGGTGGGATGCTGGCGATTGTGCTTAATGTGATTCTGCCAGCTGAACGTGGTGAAGTGGTTGCAGTTAAAACGGTTGAGGAATCGTCCTAA
- the guaD gene encoding guanine deaminase has protein sequence MPYASETLLRASFFDITALAAQPDDIAANARYLEDGLLTLRDGKVVSLESWQIAEGRVNPAEVTDLRGKLIVPGFIDTHIHYPQTEMIGAFGEQLLEWLNHYTFPVESQYHCPDHSAKMSAFFLQQLLSNGTTTALVFGTVHKQSVDALFSAAHQLDMRLIAGKVMMDRNAPEYLTETPEQSYQHSRELIERWHQRGRLSYALTPRFAPTSSPALLDKVRQLREEFPDVWMHTHLSENQQEIAWVKALFPERDGYLDVYHHHQLTGKRSVFAHCLHLEDKEWQCLHDTDSSIAFCPTSNLFLGSGLFNIKRCWQQGVRMGIGTDVGAGTTFNLLQTLGEAYKVGQLQQYKLSACEAFYHATLGGAHALDLDDVIGNFNPGKEADFVVLDPAVSPLQQLRHANSKDIWERLFVLMTLGDDRNIAQTWVSGKPVWQRESEEQIA, from the coding sequence ATGCCTTACGCATCCGAAACGCTGCTGCGCGCCAGCTTCTTTGATATCACCGCTCTGGCCGCGCAGCCGGACGACATCGCCGCTAACGCGCGCTATCTTGAAGATGGCTTATTAACACTGCGCGACGGCAAAGTGGTCAGCCTCGAAAGCTGGCAGATCGCGGAAGGGCGCGTCAATCCGGCAGAGGTTACCGATCTGCGCGGCAAACTGATTGTGCCGGGCTTTATCGATACCCATATTCATTACCCGCAAACTGAGATGATTGGTGCCTTCGGCGAACAGTTACTCGAATGGCTGAATCACTACACCTTCCCGGTGGAAAGCCAATATCACTGTCCCGATCACTCAGCAAAAATGTCGGCGTTCTTCCTGCAGCAACTGTTATCAAACGGCACCACCACCGCGCTGGTGTTTGGTACTGTGCACAAGCAGTCGGTGGATGCGTTATTTAGCGCGGCGCATCAGTTGGATATGCGCCTGATTGCCGGCAAAGTGATGATGGATCGCAACGCGCCGGAATACCTAACCGAAACGCCGGAACAGAGCTACCAGCACTCGCGTGAACTGATTGAACGCTGGCATCAACGTGGTCGCCTGAGCTATGCGCTCACGCCGCGCTTTGCGCCCACATCCTCGCCGGCGCTGCTAGACAAAGTGCGTCAGCTGCGCGAAGAGTTTCCGGATGTCTGGATGCACACGCACTTGAGTGAAAACCAGCAGGAGATCGCCTGGGTAAAAGCACTGTTCCCGGAGCGTGACGGTTATCTCGACGTCTACCATCATCACCAACTCACCGGCAAACGCAGCGTGTTCGCCCACTGTTTGCATCTGGAAGATAAAGAGTGGCAATGCCTGCACGACACCGATTCGTCGATTGCTTTCTGCCCGACCTCAAACCTGTTTCTCGGCAGCGGCTTGTTCAATATCAAACGCTGCTGGCAGCAGGGCGTGCGCATGGGCATCGGCACCGACGTTGGCGCGGGAACCACTTTTAATTTGCTGCAAACGCTCGGCGAAGCCTACAAAGTCGGTCAGTTACAGCAGTACAAACTCAGCGCCTGCGAAGCGTTCTATCACGCCACCCTGGGCGGCGCGCACGCGCTCGATCTGGATGACGTCATCGGCAACTTTAATCCCGGTAAAGAGGCCGATTTCGTGGTGCTCGACCCGGCAGTCTCGCCGCTGCAGCAGTTGCGCCATGCCAACAGCAAAGATATCTGGGAGCGGCTTTTTGTGCTGATGACGCTGGGCGATGACCGCAATATTGCGCAGACCTGGGTGAGCGGTAAGCCGGTATGGCAGCGCGAAAGTGAGGAGCAAATCGCATGA
- a CDS encoding YnfA family protein, which produces MLVKTTLLFFITAIAEIVGCFLPWLWLKRGMTAWLLVPAAASLALFVWLLTLHPAASGRVYAAYGGVYVLTALIWLRVVDGVKLSTWDWVGALVAFSGMLIIVAGWSRV; this is translated from the coding sequence ATGCTGGTGAAAACCACCTTGCTGTTTTTTATCACTGCGATCGCGGAAATTGTGGGTTGTTTCCTGCCGTGGCTGTGGCTGAAGAGGGGCATGACGGCCTGGCTGCTGGTGCCGGCGGCGGCGAGCCTGGCGCTGTTCGTCTGGTTATTGACGCTGCATCCAGCGGCAAGCGGACGCGTCTATGCGGCGTATGGCGGCGTGTATGTGTTGACCGCGCTAATCTGGCTGCGTGTGGTGGATGGTGTGAAGCTGAGTACGTGGGATTGGGTCGGCGCGCTGGTTGCTTTTAGCGGTATGCTGATCATCGTTGCAGGCTGGAGCCGTGTTTAA
- the osmV gene encoding osmoprotectant ABC transporter ATP-binding protein OsmV → MIKLENLTKTFTQKNGTSLNAVDNVSLEVPAGEMCVLLGPSGCGKTTTLKMINRLIPSSSGRILINGEDTSGQDTVTLRRNIGYVIQQIGLFPNMTIEENITVVPRMLGWDKKRCRERATELMSMVALDPTKFLHRYPREMSGGQQQRIGVIRALAADPPVLLMDEPFGAVDPINREVIQNEFLEMQRQLKKTVMLVSHDIDEALKLGDRIAVFGQGKIVQCASPDELLAKPANDFVGSFVGQDRTLKRLLLVQAGDVTDQLPTITVQRNTPLQDAFATMDDNDMRSVTVVDEDGKPLGFVKRREARAATGRCEEMLHTFKVTGKAEENLRVVLSKLYEHNTVWMPIVDEDGRYSGEISQDYIADYLSSGRTRRRLNP, encoded by the coding sequence ATGATAAAACTGGAAAACCTGACGAAAACCTTTACGCAAAAGAACGGCACGTCATTAAATGCCGTAGATAACGTCAGCCTGGAAGTCCCTGCCGGGGAAATGTGTGTGCTGCTCGGCCCATCGGGCTGTGGCAAAACCACGACGCTGAAGATGATTAACCGTTTAATCCCGTCCTCAAGCGGCAGAATTTTAATCAACGGTGAAGACACCAGCGGACAGGATACCGTGACCCTGCGCCGTAACATTGGCTATGTCATCCAGCAGATTGGTCTGTTTCCGAACATGACTATCGAAGAGAACATCACCGTGGTGCCGCGCATGCTCGGTTGGGATAAAAAGCGCTGCCGCGAACGCGCCACGGAGCTGATGAGCATGGTGGCACTCGATCCGACCAAGTTCTTGCATCGTTACCCGCGTGAAATGTCCGGTGGGCAACAGCAGCGTATCGGCGTGATTCGCGCGCTGGCCGCTGATCCACCGGTATTGCTGATGGATGAACCTTTCGGTGCGGTCGATCCAATTAACCGTGAAGTGATTCAGAACGAATTCCTTGAGATGCAGCGTCAGCTGAAGAAGACCGTGATGCTGGTAAGCCACGATATCGATGAAGCGCTGAAACTCGGCGACCGCATTGCGGTGTTTGGTCAGGGTAAAATTGTGCAGTGCGCCAGCCCGGATGAGCTGCTGGCAAAACCCGCCAACGATTTTGTCGGCTCTTTTGTCGGTCAGGACCGTACGCTGAAACGTTTGTTGCTGGTGCAGGCGGGCGATGTTACCGATCAACTACCTACCATCACCGTGCAGCGTAATACGCCATTGCAGGATGCTTTCGCCACCATGGATGATAACGATATGCGTTCGGTGACGGTGGTGGATGAAGATGGCAAGCCACTGGGTTTTGTGAAGCGTCGCGAAGCGCGTGCCGCAACGGGCCGCTGCGAAGAGATGCTGCATACCTTTAAAGTGACGGGCAAAGCGGAAGAAAACCTGCGCGTAGTGTTATCGAAACTCTATGAGCACAACACAGTGTGGATGCCGATTGTTGATGAGGATGGGCGTTACAGCGGCGAGATATCGCAGGATTATATTGCTGATTATCTGAGCTCTGGACGCACGCGTCGTCGGTTGAATCCGTAA
- a CDS encoding ABC transporter permease: MQNASLARRAGLALLAIIAVIALLVWGLGLNTLRDRREDLIYLAQQHLFLVFWSMFFALLVGIPSGILLSRPFARRWAEYVMQIFNVGNTLPPLAVLALAMVIVGIGDRPALIALFLASLLPIVRNTFAGLSAVPPSLIEAANGIGMTKFQRLRQVEIPNALPVILAGVRIATAINVGTAPLAFLIGASSFGELIFPGIYLNDFPTLILGAVATALVALILDMLLAALGRYLSPHSAA; encoded by the coding sequence ATGCAAAATGCATCGCTCGCCCGCCGTGCTGGACTGGCATTGCTCGCAATCATTGCGGTGATAGCCCTGCTGGTGTGGGGGCTGGGCCTGAATACGCTGCGCGATCGCCGAGAGGATTTAATTTATCTCGCGCAGCAGCATCTGTTTTTAGTGTTTTGGTCGATGTTCTTCGCGCTACTGGTCGGTATTCCCAGCGGCATTTTACTCAGCCGTCCTTTCGCCCGTCGCTGGGCAGAATACGTGATGCAAATCTTCAACGTGGGTAATACGCTGCCACCGCTGGCGGTATTGGCGCTGGCCATGGTGATCGTGGGTATTGGCGATCGACCTGCGCTGATTGCCCTGTTCCTCGCCTCGCTGCTGCCGATTGTGCGTAATACTTTTGCCGGTTTAAGTGCGGTTCCGCCGTCGCTGATTGAAGCCGCCAACGGTATAGGTATGACTAAGTTTCAGCGTTTGCGTCAGGTAGAGATTCCCAACGCGTTACCGGTGATTTTAGCCGGTGTACGCATCGCCACCGCGATTAACGTGGGTACTGCGCCCTTAGCCTTCCTGATTGGCGCCAGCAGCTTTGGTGAGCTGATCTTCCCTGGCATTTACCTCAACGACTTCCCAACGCTGATTCTGGGCGCAGTCGCAACGGCGTTAGTTGCCCTGATTCTCGACATGCTGCTTGCGGCATTGGGACGTTATCTCAGCCCGCACTCTGCGGCTTAA
- a CDS encoding DUF1161 domain-containing protein, which yields MKKRNAVLLMAMLALPVLAQASCESVKADISKKIINNGVAESDFTLDIVANDQADQVGGQVVGHCENDTQKIVYKKNGRDGDSSVPDSAGSSQDTPAQ from the coding sequence ATGAAAAAACGTAATGCAGTTCTGTTGATGGCGATGCTGGCGCTGCCGGTTCTGGCGCAGGCATCTTGTGAAAGTGTTAAAGCGGACATCAGCAAAAAAATTATTAACAACGGCGTTGCCGAATCGGACTTCACGCTGGATATCGTGGCCAATGATCAAGCCGATCAGGTCGGCGGTCAGGTTGTGGGCCATTGTGAGAACGACACACAGAAAATCGTCTACAAGAAAAATGGTCGTGACGGCGACAGCAGCGTACCAGATAGCGCTGGCAGCTCGCAGGATACGCCAGCGCAGTAA
- the ydfG gene encoding bifunctional NADP-dependent 3-hydroxy acid dehydrogenase/3-hydroxypropionate dehydrogenase YdfG — MIIFVTGATAGFGQSITRRFIATGHKVIASGRRAERLKELKEELGDNLYTVQLDVRNRAAIDEVIAALPAEWRDIDVLVNNAGLALGVEPAHKANIEDWENMIDTNNKGLVYMTRAVLPAMVERNVGHIVNIGSIAGSWPYLGGNVYGATKAFVRQFSLNLRTDLHGTALRVTDIEPGLVGGTEFSNVRFKGDDGKAEQVYEGTTALTAEDVTEAVYWVTTLPKHVNINTLEIMPVTQTTAGLKVHKG; from the coding sequence ATGATTATTTTTGTTACTGGCGCAACTGCTGGTTTTGGTCAAAGTATCACCCGCCGCTTCATTGCTACAGGTCACAAGGTGATCGCCAGCGGACGTCGCGCTGAGCGCTTAAAAGAGTTGAAAGAAGAGCTGGGCGACAATCTGTATACCGTGCAGCTGGACGTGCGCAATCGCGCCGCCATCGACGAAGTGATTGCCGCCCTGCCCGCCGAATGGCGCGATATTGATGTGCTGGTGAACAATGCCGGCCTGGCGCTGGGCGTTGAACCGGCGCATAAAGCCAATATTGAAGATTGGGAAAATATGATCGACACCAACAATAAAGGCTTGGTGTATATGACGCGCGCAGTGCTGCCTGCGATGGTTGAGCGCAACGTGGGGCATATTGTGAATATCGGTTCGATAGCCGGCAGCTGGCCATATCTAGGCGGTAACGTTTATGGCGCGACCAAAGCGTTCGTGCGTCAGTTCAGCCTGAATCTGCGTACCGACCTGCACGGCACCGCGCTGCGCGTAACCGATATTGAGCCAGGTTTAGTTGGCGGCACCGAATTTTCTAACGTGCGCTTTAAAGGCGATGATGGCAAAGCGGAACAGGTATATGAAGGCACCACCGCACTGACGGCCGAAGATGTTACCGAAGCGGTATATTGGGTGACCACACTGCCAAAACACGTCAACATCAATACGCTCGAGATTATGCCCGTAACGCAAACCACCGCAGGTTTGAAGGTGCATAAAGGCTAA
- the bioD gene encoding dethiobiotin synthase: MKTLFVTGTDTAVGKTVVSRALLQCFAQANVCAAGFKPVARNAQLTPEGLRNKDAVLLQHSSGLTLPYHAVNPIILEEDAISTGSSQHVDYAQLSQGLKELQECAARVVVEGTGGWRSLMNNRQPLSQWVQQEHLPVVLVVGIKEGCISHALLTADAIALDGLQLVGWVANRINPGLAHYAEIIAVLREKLAAPLLGELPYLPRAEQRELSGYLDISLLNTVLSHDDSAKPAA; this comes from the coding sequence GTGAAAACGCTTTTTGTCACCGGTACCGACACCGCGGTGGGTAAAACCGTGGTTTCACGCGCGTTGTTGCAGTGCTTTGCCCAAGCGAATGTCTGCGCCGCAGGTTTCAAGCCTGTTGCCAGAAACGCGCAGCTCACGCCGGAAGGATTACGTAATAAAGATGCAGTGTTACTACAGCACTCTTCCGGTCTCACTCTGCCTTATCACGCCGTTAACCCTATCATTCTGGAAGAGGATGCGATTAGCACCGGCTCGTCACAGCACGTTGATTATGCACAGCTAAGTCAGGGGTTGAAGGAGTTACAGGAGTGCGCAGCCCGCGTGGTGGTGGAAGGCACCGGCGGCTGGCGCAGTTTAATGAACAATCGGCAGCCTTTATCACAATGGGTGCAACAAGAGCATCTGCCGGTGGTGCTGGTGGTGGGAATTAAAGAGGGTTGCATCAGCCATGCTTTACTGACCGCCGATGCCATTGCGCTTGATGGATTGCAATTAGTGGGTTGGGTCGCGAATCGTATTAATCCCGGTTTAGCGCATTACGCTGAAATCATTGCGGTTTTACGCGAAAAATTGGCTGCGCCACTGCTCGGCGAGTTGCCTTATCTTCCACGCGCCGAACAGCGCGAACTGAGCGGCTACCTGGATATTTCTTTACTGAATACGGTGTTGTCGCACGACGATAGTGCAAAGCCCGCCGCCTGA